TTTCATGGCTTAACCATTCATTGCTTATGCTTCTACCCTGATTTCGTAGACTGGCTGCCATGTTATATATTTGTTCATCATTCGTAACTAACATTCCTCCCTCACCCGTTGTTATTTGTTTGTTAGGGTAAAAGGCAAATACACTTACATCTCCAAAGGTTCCGGCAAGCCTGCCATTCCAGGTAGCCCCGATTGCTTCACAAGCATCCTCAATGATCCTTAAATTATATTTTTTGGCTATTTTAACAATTTCATCCATATTGCAAGGGTGACCGAATATATGGACAACTAAAATGGCTTTTGTTTTATCAGTAATTGCTTTTTCTATTAAACTTTCATCCATAACGGTTGTATCAGGATGAACATCCACGAAAACAGGCTTTACTCCTTCATAGAGTAAACAATTACTTGAAGCCACAAAACTATACGGTGACGTAATAACCTCATCACCTTCCTTTAGTCCCAATGCCTTAACTGCAACATGCAGAGCACTAGTACCACTATTCATTCCTACTGCATAGGAAACGTTTAATAAATCTTGGAATTTCCGCTCAAACTCGATAATTTTGTTCCCTAAACTTAATTCCCCTGTATTCAAAACATCCATTACATATGTCTTTTCTATGTGAGTTATATCAGGCTTAGATAATGGAATTTGCACATACATTCTCCTTTCTATTCTAAATAAGGGCTTATTCTAAAATATTCTTTTTGGATTCAACCTCTAAAAATCACTCAGATCCCGATGGTTTTTATTTAAGGGGCTATTGGCTATGCTTTTACTCTAGTCATTCAACCCTTTATGAGTTTTGTACTTAACGTAAAACCGAAGTCTTTTTATTATATTAAGATAAGGAATTTCTGTTCACACCAAAAACCTAGCCTATCAATAAAAGGCGCATCCCCATGTTTTGCCTCCATTCGATATTTCTCATAAAATACTTTACCCAAGGAAAATATTATCATTCCAACATTATTCTTCAATTAAAAGGAGCTTTCCAAATCTTTTCTAGTTTTACTTGTAAAATGTTTGAATTCACTAACGCCTTTTGTTATAGATCTACATAATATGATTAATGATAATTTTTACCAATTCTTATTAATTAGGAGGTTTTATATTTTGCAGGGTTCTTCTTTAAATATTAATCCTGATCTATATGATCATTATCAAGATAAAGTCATTCTCATTACTGGCGGCACTGGTTCAATTGGCAGTCAAATTGTAATG
The DNA window shown above is from Peribacillus sp. FSL P2-0133 and carries:
- a CDS encoding DegT/DnrJ/EryC1/StrS family aminotransferase; translation: MQIPLSKPDITHIEKTYVMDVLNTGELSLGNKIIEFERKFQDLLNVSYAVGMNSGTSALHVAVKALGLKEGDEVITSPYSFVASSNCLLYEGVKPVFVDVHPDTTVMDESLIEKAITDKTKAILVVHIFGHPCNMDEIVKIAKKYNLRIIEDACEAIGATWNGRLAGTFGDVSVFAFYPNKQITTGEGGMLVTNDEQIYNMAASLRNQGRSISNEWLSHERLGYNYRLSDIHAAIGVAQMERLPEILKKREKVAEQYHKLINEYQVPVMYLKNHQHATISWFVYPVLLPEYTNRDKVLEELLKKGIQSKPYFPSIHLQPFYKDLFQTNEGDFPVCEMLAKRSLAIPFFNDLSEKEQKYVMTTLLDILTRDTQ